Proteins from a single region of Macrotis lagotis isolate mMagLag1 chromosome 2, bilby.v1.9.chrom.fasta, whole genome shotgun sequence:
- the LOC141512091 gene encoding LOW QUALITY PROTEIN: putative protein SPATA31F2P (The sequence of the model RefSeq protein was modified relative to this genomic sequence to represent the inferred CDS: inserted 2 bases in 1 codon; substituted 1 base at 1 genomic stop codon): MRTVAPPPITWHQGRQTRLGCLSCALSCSLLNWGKTELKRTSEESLIPINKDLPSLIPVLNHFCPLSGGTRGVKTRCQQEKYSQFCWDLSSLHSESLVASFKRHDSISSXPPPPKSSSLWAVFFNELSYLPWLPHSTTPFSSASIGSFIKAPKETQIRVPFLSKDEYETLEWHLIXRQFQMLWGLPSLMQMPSLSQKPLDHELGEADKVFIPSWSEMNASVLMKEFLVFPDHARKLLEFHFQRWLLQHHLEPPQSIQESVALLQSQTNQLQVPKSTSNKVHMHKRFPQNENPQLKRLKHRLPR; this comes from the exons ATGAGGACtgtagccccccccccaataacttGGCACCAGGGAAGGCAGACCAGGCTGGGCTGTCTTTCTTGTGCTCTGAGTTGTTCCCTGTTGAACTGGGGAAAAACAGAGTTGAAGAGAACTTCTGAAGAGTCCCTAATACCCATAAACAAGGACCTGCCTTCTTTGATCCCAGTCCTAAACCACTTCTGTCCCCTGAGTGGAGGGACAAGGGGAGTCAAGACTAGATGTCAACAAGAGAAATACAGCCAATTTTGCTGGGATCTTTCCTCTCTGCATAGTGAATCTCTGGTAGCCTCCTTTAAGAGGCATGATTCCATCTCCtc cccaccaccaccaaaaagcTCTTCCCTATGGGCAGTATTCTTCAATGAACTATCCTACCTTCCCTGGTTGCCACATTCTACCACACCTTTTTCATCTGCTTCAATCGGGAGCTTCATCAAAGCCCCTAAAGAGACACAAATTAGAGTCCCATTTCTCTCTAAAGATGAATATGAAACCTTAGAGTGGCATCTAATATAAAGACAGTTCCAGATGCTATGGGGTCTGCCCTCCCTAATGCAAATGCCTTCACTGTCCCAGAAACCCCTTGATCATGAACTTGGTGAGGCAGACAAGGTCTTTATTCCTTCTTGGTCTGAAATGAATGCTTCTGTCCTCATGAAGGAGTTTTTGGTCTTCCCAGACCATGCCAGGAAGCTCCTTGAGTTCCATTTTCAGAGATGGCTCCTTCAGCACCATTTGGAGCCACCTCAGTCTATTCAGGAGTCTGTGGCCTTGCTTCAGTCCCAGACTAACCAGCTACAAGTTCCTAAGAGCACCTCAAACAAGGTGCATATGCACAAGAGATTTCCCCAGAATGAGAATCCCCAACTCAAAAGGCTCAAGCACCGACTCCCAAGATGA